The Vicia villosa cultivar HV-30 ecotype Madison, WI linkage group LG1, Vvil1.0, whole genome shotgun sequence genome includes a region encoding these proteins:
- the LOC131615300 gene encoding MYB-like transcription factor EOBI — MDTNYQTCIHATRSLSDCGSLATNVSEEDIMVIKKGPWIEEEDTVLMNYVAVHGKGHWNSVARCSGLKRTGKSCRLRWLNYLRPNVRRGNITLQEQLLILDLHSRWGNRWSKIAEQLPGRTDNEIKNYWRTRVVKQARQLKCDVNSQLFRDTLRFEWIPRLIERIQSSRATADTNFDDQRQGTICNNTKSHSETCGTNANPPPMYMSEVSSYSSGVDVLRESNLSYNVMDSMELESTWQEWNCLDTNIQEFEHGNDFGGSELWTEENIWFLQQQLADDL; from the exons ATGGATACCAACTACCAAACCTGTATTCATGCAACGAGAAGTTTATCAGATTGTGGTTCATTAGCAACAAATGTAAGTGAAGAAGATATTATGGTAATAAAGAAAGGTCCATGGATAGAGGAGGAGGATACTGTTCTGATGAACTATGTGGCTGTCCACGGCAAAGGTCATTGGAACTCCGTTGCTCGTTGTTCGGGTTTAAAGAGAACGGGAAAAAGCTGCAGATTAAGATGGTTGAACTACTTGCGTCCGAATGTTCGACGTGGGAATATCACTCTCCAAGAACAACTCTTGATTCTTGATCTCCATTCTCGTTGGGGCAACCG ATGGTCTAAAATAGCGGAACAATTGCCGGGAAGAACGGACAATGAGATAAAGAACTATTGGAGGACAAGAGTAGTGAAGCAAGCTAGGCAACTTAAATGTGATGTAAACAGCCAACTTTTCAGGGACACATTGCGGTTTGAATGGATTCCACGTCTCATCGAGAGGATTCAGTCTAGTCGTGCAACTGCAGATACTAATTTTGACGATCAACGACAAGGCACCATTTGTAACAATACTAAATCACACAGTGAAACTTGTGGGACAAATGCAAATCCTCCTCCTATGTACATGTCTGAGGTTTCATCATACTCGTCAGGCGTCGATGTTCTCAGAGAATCAAACCTATCTTACAATGTAATGGATAGTATGGAACTGGAATCCACGTGGCAGGAGTGGAATTGCTTAGACACAAACATTCAAGAATTTGAACATGGTAATGATTTTGGTGGTTCAGAATTGTGGACAGAAGAAAACATATGGTTCTTGCAGCAACAACTTGCTGATGATTTATGA